From the genome of Bradyrhizobium sp. ORS 278:
GCCGACCGCCCGCGCCACGGCCTTCGTAGCGGTCGCCGATGCGGCCGCCGCCCTCAAGCTGCTGCAGAGGTCGCGCGCCCGTTGCGGCGATCGCCTGACGGCATTTGAATTCCTCACCGCAGCGACGCTGGAAATGATCATGCGGCAAATTCCGGACGCGCGGCTGCCGTTCGCGGCAGTGCCTGAGGCGGCCGTGCTGATCGAATTGAGCGATATCGGCGAGGAGGCCGCGCTGACGGCCCGCCTCGAGACCACGCTGACCGACGCCATGACGGAGGGACTTGTCGCCGACGCCGTCATCGCGCAGGACGGCACCCAGGCCAAGGCGTTCTGGCGCGTGCGCGAGAGCGTGTCGGAAGCCCTGGTGCGTGAGGGCAAGGCGCTGAAGCACGACGTCGCCGTGCCCGTGGCCGAGATCGCCGATTTCGTCGATGTCATGGACGCGGTGGTCGGTGCGGCGCTGCCCGGCATCCGCCCCATGGTGTTCGGCCATCTCGGCGACGGCAATCTGCACTACAATCTGATGCGCCCGCTCGACATGAGCGAGGCCGAGTTCTACGAGCGCGGCCCGCGCATCACCCGCCTCGTCCACGACGAGATCACCCGCCGGCGCGGCTCGATCAGCGCCGAGCACGGCATCGGCCAGCTCCGTACCGCCGAGATGCCGCTGTGCAAGCCGCCGCTCGAGCTTGAGCTGATGCGTCAGCTCAAGCGTACGCTCGATCCCCGCGGGCTGATGAACCCGGGCAAGCTGCTGCCGAACGTGTAATTCGGCTTCGCTGCCTCAATCCGCCTCGTAGCCATACACCTCCGGCAGGATGAAGATCGCGGCGAGCAGGCCGGCCAGCGGGAAGATCGCGACGAACAATGTCGCATTGGCCTGGCCGATCGCGGTGAACAGCGCGGGGAACAGGAAGATCGCCAGGAACGACGGCAGCTTCACGAACATGTAGGCGAAGCCGCTGGCGGTGCCGCGATAGCGCGGGCGCGCCACCATGGTCGGGATGGTCATGCAGTTGGAAGCGTCCCAGTAATGGCCCCACAGCATGGCGGCGGCGGCGAACGGCAGGATGATGGTGTGTCCGGTGTAGAGCGCGCCGGCGGCCACGATCAGTGACACCAGCACGATCGCGAAGCCGGCGATGCCGATGCCGCGATGGCCGATCCGGGGCGTCAGCAGCGGCCCGACCCAGCCGGAGACGGCGGCGAGACAGAACAGCGCCATCGTGACGAGGTTGTTGCCGAGCGTGGTGGAGACGCCAACCATCGTGAACAGCACCGGCAGATAGAACCCGAAAGTGGCGAATTCGGCGCCTTGGGCGAAGCAGGCGATCCAGCCGTAGATCGTCGCGCGCCAGCGGATCGGATCCTTGCGCAGGTCGGAGAGGAAATCCCATGTGCTCGGCTTTTCGACAACCATGTCCTGGTTCGGCAGCATCGGGAGATCGTCGTTGTACATCTGCCGCGCCACGTCCTTGGCCTCGCGGAAGCGGCCGTGTTGCACCAGCCAGACGGCGGTCTCCGGAACGTCGTGGCGCAGGAACAGGATGATCAGCGCCGGCACCGCGCCGAGCCCGAGGGTGACGCGCCAGACCGTCTCGTGGTTGATCTCGGCAATCAGGAACAGCGCGATCACGCCGAGCGTCAGCACCTCGCCGACCGCGAACATGAACTGCCAGCGATTGCCCATCACCTCGCGCTGGCCCTTGGCCATCGACTCCATGATATACGTGTAGCCGGTCGAGATGTCGCTGCCGAGCGGCAGGCCGAGCAGGAAGCGGATGACGATCAGCCACGCGACGTTGGGAACGAAGGCCTGCGCCACGGCCAGCACCACGAACATCGTCATCGTCCCCAAGAACATCCAGCGGCGGCCGATCTTGTCCGACAGCCAGCCGCCGAGCAATGCACCGATGAGTGCGCCGCCCTGCGTGCCGGCGGCGGCGAGGCCAAGCTCCAGCGGGCCGGGATTGAACTGCTCCTTGATGAAGATCAGCACGAAGGCGATCGAATAGAGATCCCAGGCCTCGACCAGGATCGAGGCCATCATCAGCCAGCCGACGCGATTGCCCTTGGGGCTGTAGTTCTGGATCAGATAGCGGACGGCGTTGTCGATCGTGGTGCGCTGCGGGGCGATGTCGGTCATCGTTGCGACGCTCATGGCGGGTCCTTTCACGAAGCCGAACGGCGGCGCGCAGCGCGTCCGCGGCGAAGGTCGCGCGGAGGGGATCGGTCGTC
Proteins encoded in this window:
- a CDS encoding MFS transporter, translating into MTDIAPQRTTIDNAVRYLIQNYSPKGNRVGWLMMASILVEAWDLYSIAFVLIFIKEQFNPGPLELGLAAAGTQGGALIGALLGGWLSDKIGRRWMFLGTMTMFVVLAVAQAFVPNVAWLIVIRFLLGLPLGSDISTGYTYIMESMAKGQREVMGNRWQFMFAVGEVLTLGVIALFLIAEINHETVWRVTLGLGAVPALIILFLRHDVPETAVWLVQHGRFREAKDVARQMYNDDLPMLPNQDMVVEKPSTWDFLSDLRKDPIRWRATIYGWIACFAQGAEFATFGFYLPVLFTMVGVSTTLGNNLVTMALFCLAAVSGWVGPLLTPRIGHRGIGIAGFAIVLVSLIVAAGALYTGHTIILPFAAAAMLWGHYWDASNCMTIPTMVARPRYRGTASGFAYMFVKLPSFLAIFLFPALFTAIGQANATLFVAIFPLAGLLAAIFILPEVYGYEAD
- a CDS encoding FAD-binding oxidoreductase, which translates into the protein MTKLITTLQGLVGAAHVLTAPEDQASYLRDWLGKYNGAAIAVVRPASTEEVAAVMAACAEAGVAVVPQGGHTSLSGGATPDASGSAIVLSLSRMNRIRAVDAIGQTMVADAGVVLAKVQDAAREAGLFFPLSLGSEGSCTVGGNLAANAGGVAVLRYGVMRELTLGLEVVLPDGRIWDGLRSLRKDNTGYALRDLFIGSEGTLGIITGAVLKLFPQPTARATAFVAVADAAAALKLLQRSRARCGDRLTAFEFLTAATLEMIMRQIPDARLPFAAVPEAAVLIELSDIGEEAALTARLETTLTDAMTEGLVADAVIAQDGTQAKAFWRVRESVSEALVREGKALKHDVAVPVAEIADFVDVMDAVVGAALPGIRPMVFGHLGDGNLHYNLMRPLDMSEAEFYERGPRITRLVHDEITRRRGSISAEHGIGQLRTAEMPLCKPPLELELMRQLKRTLDPRGLMNPGKLLPNV